In the Elstera cyanobacteriorum genome, one interval contains:
- a CDS encoding sigma-54-dependent transcriptional regulator — protein MRLLIVGHLDGHLSTAGKIAHGRGAKVSHVADIDGALTALRSGQGADLLMIDVKLDVARLIDALRSERIIVPVVACGLGTDAGAAVRAIKAGAKEYLPLPPNPELIAAVLEAVLEEANVVVHGDPAMARVLRLADQIAPSDASVLITGESGTGKEVMARYLHRRSRRAAQKFISVNCAAIPETLLESELFGYEKGAFTGAVARRLGKFEEANGGTLLLDEISEMDPRLQAKLLRAIQEREIDRLGGTTPIKVDIRLLATSNRDLEAEVRKGTFREDLYYRLNVVNLAMPSLRERPGDIPLLAKHFAKKYAELNGLADRPLTAAAIEKLKRHPWRGNVRELENTLHRAVLMSIGSMISDDAIVLNNTAGAGASAMPDVATPEVSRAELARSAAVSRSLDARGQGDDRPTTALVGRTVEAVERDLILDTLHHCIGNRTHAASILGISIRTLRNKLRQYADEGIAVPPPGDGDRAAF, from the coding sequence GGTGCCTTGACGGCTCTGCGATCCGGCCAGGGCGCTGATCTTTTAATGATCGACGTCAAGCTGGATGTTGCCCGCCTGATTGATGCGTTGCGTAGTGAGCGGATTATCGTTCCGGTCGTGGCCTGCGGGCTGGGGACCGACGCGGGGGCCGCCGTGCGCGCGATTAAGGCGGGGGCCAAGGAATATCTCCCCCTACCGCCGAACCCCGAACTGATTGCGGCGGTTCTTGAAGCGGTTCTGGAGGAAGCGAATGTCGTGGTGCATGGCGACCCCGCCATGGCCCGGGTCTTGCGCCTTGCCGACCAGATCGCCCCGTCCGACGCCTCGGTGCTGATCACCGGGGAAAGCGGCACGGGGAAAGAGGTGATGGCGCGCTATCTGCACCGGCGCTCCCGTCGCGCTGCGCAGAAGTTCATTTCGGTCAATTGCGCCGCCATCCCCGAAACGCTGCTCGAATCGGAACTTTTCGGCTACGAAAAAGGCGCCTTCACCGGCGCCGTCGCCCGGCGCCTCGGGAAGTTCGAAGAGGCGAACGGCGGCACGTTGCTGCTGGATGAAATCAGCGAGATGGACCCGCGCCTGCAAGCCAAGCTGCTGCGGGCCATCCAGGAACGGGAAATCGACCGGCTGGGCGGCACCACGCCGATCAAGGTCGATATTCGTCTGCTCGCGACATCCAACCGCGATCTTGAGGCGGAAGTGCGCAAAGGCACGTTCCGCGAAGATCTTTACTACCGCCTCAACGTCGTCAATCTGGCCATGCCCTCGCTGCGGGAACGGCCCGGCGATATTCCGCTGCTGGCCAAGCATTTCGCCAAGAAATACGCCGAACTCAATGGGTTAGCTGACCGTCCGTTGACCGCAGCGGCGATTGAGAAGCTGAAGCGCCACCCGTGGCGCGGCAATGTGCGCGAACTTGAAAATACGCTGCACCGCGCCGTGCTGATGTCCATCGGCTCGATGATTTCGGACGATGCCATCGTCCTCAATAACACTGCTGGGGCTGGCGCCTCGGCCATGCCGGATGTGGCGACGCCCGAGGTCAGCCGAGCCGAACTCGCCCGGTCCGCTGCCGTCAGCCGCAGTCTGGACGCGCGTGGCCAGGGTGACGACCGCCCAACGACGGCCTTGGTCGGGCGCACGGTCGAAGCCGTGGAGCGCGACCTTATTCTTGATACGCTGCACCATTGCATCGGCAACCGCACCCATGCAGCCAGCATTCTAGGCATTTCGATCCGCACGCTGCGCAATAAGCTGCGCCAATATGCGGATGAAGGTATCGCCGTTCCGCCGCCGGGCGACGGCGACCGCGCCGCGTTTTAG
- a CDS encoding response regulator — MTDPASLPALVLIVDDDKRLSDLLQRFLGENGFQTVAVQSAAEARDKLDALAFDILIVDVMMPGESGIDLVRSVRADQDVPVLFLTALGETEDRIAGLEVGADDYLVKPFDPRELVLRLRTILRRTAAVPPVPVLETDSADGDLVAFGPFRFDRKRRLLTRDGEAIYLTSGEADLLVALADSAGQPIAREDLAADGAAITDRAIDVAVTRLRKKIETDPKFPRYLQTIRGKGYVLHLD, encoded by the coding sequence ATGACCGACCCCGCGTCCCTTCCGGCGTTGGTGCTGATCGTCGATGACGACAAGCGCCTGTCCGATCTGCTGCAACGCTTCTTGGGCGAAAACGGCTTCCAGACGGTTGCCGTTCAAAGCGCTGCCGAAGCCCGCGATAAGCTGGATGCCCTGGCCTTCGATATTCTGATCGTCGATGTGATGATGCCCGGCGAGAGCGGCATCGATCTCGTTCGCTCTGTCCGGGCCGATCAGGATGTGCCAGTGCTGTTTCTAACCGCCCTAGGCGAAACCGAGGACCGTATCGCCGGGCTCGAAGTTGGCGCTGACGATTATCTGGTCAAACCCTTCGATCCGCGCGAGTTGGTCCTGCGCCTGCGCACCATCCTACGCCGCACCGCTGCCGTGCCGCCTGTCCCCGTGCTGGAAACGGACAGTGCGGATGGCGATCTTGTCGCCTTCGGCCCCTTCCGCTTTGACCGTAAGCGCCGACTGCTAACGCGCGATGGCGAGGCGATTTACCTGACGTCCGGGGAAGCCGATCTGCTGGTCGCCCTGGCCGATAGTGCCGGCCAGCCCATCGCCCGCGAAGATTTGGCCGCCGATGGTGCCGCGATCACCGACCGCGCGATTGATGTTGCCGTCACCCGCCTGCGGAAAAAGATCGAGACCGACCCCAAGTTCCCACGGTATCTGCAAACGATCCGGGGTAAGGGCTATGTTCTTCATCTCGACTAA
- a CDS encoding MarR family winged helix-turn-helix transcriptional regulator: MSDLKTGFNQLFLREEELRQAIELMFYAYRDFTAEPDAMLAKWNFGRAHHRVIYFVGRYPDITVSDLLGILKITKQSLSRVLGQLIDQGYVAQRPGLRDRRQRLLTLTEKGQELERVLSENQRQLIARAYRSAGAAAVEGFRKVMIGMIAEEDRKRFRPAGSPVGAPAARPAPSPLARPVRVP, encoded by the coding sequence ATGAGCGACCTGAAAACAGGCTTCAATCAGCTTTTCTTGCGCGAAGAAGAACTGCGCCAGGCAATCGAGCTGATGTTTTATGCATACCGTGATTTCACGGCCGAACCGGATGCGATGCTGGCGAAGTGGAATTTTGGCCGGGCGCATCACCGAGTGATCTATTTCGTTGGGCGATACCCCGATATCACGGTTAGCGATCTATTGGGGATTCTGAAGATCACCAAACAATCGCTAAGCCGGGTGCTGGGGCAATTGATCGATCAAGGCTATGTCGCCCAACGCCCCGGCCTGCGCGACCGGCGCCAGCGGTTGCTGACCCTGACCGAAAAAGGCCAGGAATTGGAGCGGGTTTTGTCGGAAAATCAACGCCAGTTGATCGCACGGGCTTATCGATCCGCCGGGGCTGCTGCCGTCGAAGGCTTCCGCAAGGTCATGATCGGTATGATTGCCGAAGAAGACCGCAAGCGGTTTCGCCCGGCGGGATCACCGGTCGGCGCCCCGGCGGCTAGGCCCGCCCCCTCCCCCCTCGCCCGCCCGGTTCGGGTGCCGTAA
- a CDS encoding phosphate acetyltransferase, with amino-acid sequence MLALGQTATITRQFSPEDLRGFAALTGFNAKEFTHLPEPLQAALFSYLLGVELPGRGTNYLKQEMDFLKPVPADETVTARLEITQLRPEKHLCDLATTLTNAAGEVLVTGRALVYVKDVENAF; translated from the coding sequence ATGCTCGCCCTCGGCCAAACCGCCACCATCACCCGCCAATTTTCCCCCGAAGACCTGCGCGGCTTCGCCGCCCTGACGGGGTTCAACGCCAAAGAGTTCACCCATCTGCCGGAGCCCTTACAGGCGGCGCTCTTTTCCTACCTGCTCGGCGTCGAACTGCCGGGGCGGGGGACGAATTATCTGAAGCAGGAAATGGATTTCCTTAAGCCGGTTCCCGCCGATGAAACGGTGACGGCGCGGCTGGAAATCACCCAATTGCGCCCGGAAAAACACCTCTGCGATCTCGCGACCACCCTGACGAATGCCGCTGGGGAGGTGCTGGTGACGGGGCGGGCGCTGGTTTACGTCAAAGACGTGGAAAACGCCTTTTGA
- a CDS encoding ATP-binding protein, with translation MFFISTKSLRRRWPWLDALRIKKYLPKNLYARSLMIIVTPMVILQIVTTYIFFEQHWNILSRRLSGSVAGEIAFVLNQLEQAYPQDPRRIPILLMDAEVATGVSFAFTADEILPNTTVGASDDYDDTLEAALAERLRRPFRLRDADDDRLIVIEAQSSDGVLRAWVNKKRIFTSTTYVFVLWMVGTSLLLFGIASIFMRNQVRPIRRLAEAAERFGKGQPIGEVKLEGATEVRRAALEFSHMRERITRQIQQRTEMLAGVSHDLRTPLTRLKLSVELLGDHPDQAPMRQDILEMEKMLNAYLAFVKGEGRELSTETDLIPIIDGIFSALRRGPYHDRQLLLHVAPEVGPLLIKPEAMRRCLNNILQNAARHAMRIEVSLSRQGQAQIIEIADNGPGIPAAMRETVFRPFFRLEAARTPRALVGDESGVGLGMTIARDIVRSHGGDIILSDNKPHGLVVTIRLPL, from the coding sequence ATGTTCTTCATCTCGACTAAATCCCTCCGCCGCCGCTGGCCCTGGCTGGATGCGCTGCGGATCAAGAAATATCTGCCGAAGAACCTTTATGCCCGTTCGCTGATGATCATCGTCACCCCGATGGTCATTTTGCAGATCGTCACGACCTATATTTTCTTCGAGCAGCATTGGAATATCCTCTCCCGCCGCCTATCGGGGTCGGTCGCGGGGGAAATAGCCTTCGTTCTCAATCAGTTGGAACAGGCCTACCCGCAAGACCCGCGGCGGATTCCGATCCTGCTGATGGATGCCGAGGTGGCGACCGGGGTTAGTTTTGCCTTCACGGCCGATGAAATTCTGCCCAATACCACGGTCGGCGCCTCCGACGATTACGACGATACCTTGGAAGCCGCCCTGGCTGAACGGTTGCGACGCCCCTTCCGCCTGCGCGATGCCGATGACGATCGGCTAATCGTGATCGAAGCGCAGAGTTCCGACGGGGTGTTGCGCGCCTGGGTGAATAAGAAGCGGATTTTTACCTCCACCACCTATGTCTTCGTGCTGTGGATGGTCGGCACCTCCCTTCTGCTCTTCGGCATCGCCAGTATCTTCATGCGCAATCAGGTCCGCCCGATCCGGCGGTTGGCGGAAGCGGCCGAACGCTTCGGCAAGGGTCAGCCCATCGGCGAGGTGAAGCTGGAAGGCGCCACCGAAGTGCGCCGCGCCGCGCTGGAATTTTCCCATATGCGCGAACGCATTACCCGGCAAATCCAGCAGCGGACGGAAATGCTGGCGGGCGTCAGTCACGATCTGCGCACCCCCCTGACGCGGCTGAAACTCTCCGTCGAGCTGCTGGGCGACCATCCCGATCAGGCCCCCATGCGCCAGGATATCCTGGAGATGGAAAAGATGCTGAACGCCTATCTGGCCTTTGTGAAAGGCGAAGGGCGGGAGCTATCGACCGAGACCGACCTGATCCCAATCATCGACGGGATTTTCAGCGCCCTGCGGCGTGGCCCCTATCATGACCGGCAATTGCTGCTGCACGTCGCGCCCGAGGTTGGACCGCTGTTGATCAAGCCGGAAGCGATGCGGCGCTGCCTGAACAATATTCTGCAAAACGCCGCCCGCCATGCCATGCGGATCGAGGTTTCGTTGAGCCGTCAGGGACAGGCGCAGATCATCGAAATTGCCGACAATGGCCCCGGCATTCCGGCGGCAATGCGCGAAACGGTTTTCCGCCCCTTCTTCCGGCTGGAAGCCGCCCGCACACCGCGCGCCCTCGTGGGCGACGAAAGCGGCGTCGGCCTCGGCATGACCATCGCCCGCGATATCGTGCGCAGCCACGGCGGCGATATCATCCTTTCGGACAATAAACCGCATGGGCTGGTGGTGACGATCAGGCTACCGCTGTAA
- a CDS encoding AAA family ATPase, which yields MRMKMFYAESMPEAIRRVRDELGDNAIILSSQRSESGRGLRVTAAVDDDPMADTLPPMDQPLDALETIALALDKHGIPPDLSERLVRAAAPLAEKLVRAASALAVDAPIMTLAAALDSAFSFSPLPERNVTKPIALVGPPGSGKTVTVAKLAARAVLSSRPVHVITTDTMRAGGVDQLAAFTRILSLDLQTALDAETLADALEASRIAGPETLTLIDTGAVNPYDAEEMDELERLLAAGNMDAVLVLPAGYDPEEAATIAKAFGRLGATRLLATRLDAARRLGSVLVAADVAELSFCDVSVTSHVADGLLPVNAVSLAKLLIPDAMPGEETDLPLPGEASPRLDDSPRPSFGLSPAP from the coding sequence ATGCGGATGAAGATGTTCTATGCGGAATCGATGCCGGAGGCCATCCGGCGGGTCCGTGACGAACTGGGCGATAACGCGATCATCCTATCGTCCCAGCGCAGCGAGTCCGGGCGCGGGTTGCGGGTCACCGCTGCGGTGGATGACGACCCGATGGCGGATACCCTGCCGCCGATGGATCAGCCGCTCGACGCGCTGGAAACCATCGCTCTCGCCCTTGATAAGCATGGCATTCCGCCCGATTTGTCGGAACGGCTGGTGCGCGCTGCAGCGCCCCTGGCGGAAAAACTGGTGCGTGCCGCCTCCGCCCTGGCCGTCGATGCGCCGATCATGACGCTGGCCGCCGCGCTCGATAGCGCGTTTAGCTTCTCGCCGCTGCCGGAGCGGAACGTGACGAAGCCGATTGCGCTGGTCGGCCCGCCCGGATCGGGGAAAACCGTTACCGTCGCCAAACTGGCGGCGCGGGCCGTTTTGTCCAGCCGCCCGGTACATGTGATTACTACCGATACGATGCGGGCGGGCGGGGTTGACCAGCTTGCCGCCTTTACGCGGATCCTATCGCTCGACCTTCAGACCGCGCTCGACGCCGAAACCCTGGCCGACGCGCTGGAAGCCAGCCGCATCGCGGGACCGGAAACCCTGACGCTGATCGATACCGGCGCCGTCAATCCCTATGACGCGGAGGAAATGGACGAACTCGAACGTCTCCTCGCGGCGGGCAATATGGATGCGGTGCTGGTGCTGCCCGCCGGTTACGACCCGGAAGAGGCGGCGACCATCGCCAAAGCCTTCGGGCGGCTGGGCGCGACGCGGCTGCTCGCCACCCGACTCGATGCCGCACGGCGGCTGGGATCGGTGCTAGTGGCCGCCGATGTGGCAGAGTTGAGCTTTTGCGATGTTTCCGTTACGTCCCACGTCGCCGATGGGCTGCTGCCGGTCAATGCCGTCTCGCTGGCGAAACTCTTAATCCCTGATGCGATGCCGGGCGAGGAGACGGACCTGCCGCTACCGGGGGAGGCCAGCCCACGCCTCGATGATTCGCCCCGCCCCTCCTTCGGCCTGTCGCCCGCGCCGTGA
- a CDS encoding MipA/OmpV family protein: MIDRTAPIGACGLSLCAALFFAAPTLAQTPPQPAAAQPAASAWSFSLGAGAIVAPRYEGSDRLAVGALPLVEISWKDRIFLSSSRGLGGYIVSTDAFKLSAAVGYDGGRDEKDGKRKSGKPNLLRGLGDIDASAVLNLSAEYEYSFFTAGLTASRYIGGSDGFTMTASLGAKLPVTDRLALGLDVHSTWADSAYMGDYFGISAGQSRRSGRAKFNAEAGIKDVGATLSATYKINDSMSLMLSGGLSRLIGDAGKSPVVAEKNQPSGMLGLSYRF, from the coding sequence ATGATCGACCGGACCGCGCCCATCGGGGCGTGCGGGCTAAGCCTTTGTGCGGCTTTGTTTTTTGCGGCTCCGACCCTGGCGCAAACGCCGCCGCAGCCCGCGGCTGCCCAGCCCGCCGCGTCGGCGTGGAGCTTCAGCCTCGGCGCCGGGGCGATAGTGGCCCCGCGTTACGAAGGCAGCGACCGGCTGGCCGTCGGGGCGCTTCCCCTAGTCGAAATCAGTTGGAAAGACCGGATCTTCCTGTCGAGCAGCCGAGGTTTAGGGGGGTATATCGTCTCGACCGATGCCTTCAAACTCAGCGCGGCAGTCGGATACGATGGCGGCCGCGACGAGAAAGACGGTAAACGGAAAAGCGGCAAACCCAATCTTCTGCGCGGCCTTGGCGATATCGATGCCTCCGCAGTGCTGAACCTCAGCGCGGAATATGAATATTCCTTCTTTACGGCGGGCCTGACTGCCAGCCGCTATATCGGCGGCAGCGACGGTTTTACGATGACCGCGAGCCTCGGCGCCAAATTGCCGGTCACCGACCGCCTCGCGCTTGGCCTGGACGTTCACAGCACCTGGGCCGATAGCGCCTATATGGGTGACTATTTCGGGATCAGTGCCGGGCAATCCCGCCGCTCTGGCCGGGCGAAGTTTAACGCCGAAGCCGGGATCAAGGATGTCGGCGCCACTCTGAGCGCTACATACAAGATCAATGATTCCATGAGCTTAATGCTATCCGGCGGCTTGTCGCGCTTGATCGGCGACGCGGGCAAGAGCCCCGTGGTGGCCGAGAAGAACCAACCCTCTGGCATGCTGGGACTGTCGTATCGTTTCTAG
- a CDS encoding alpha/beta fold hydrolase, whose protein sequence is MTRASIRTWSDIGHGPALVLLHGWGASGAFFAAQEALGGQGVRVLIPDLPGHGPTAVSDPGLTVPDLTDAVAAFLVDRQVEKPVLVGWSMGALVALDLLHRHRMRAAGLSILDMTPKVPNAPDWAYGIAGGQTEADMTATASAMAAGWGDFAPRIAFSLFARGAPPDPVWLAEATARLAAQDAPTLANLWRSLASTDARPALAALDIPIQVILGARSRIYGPTLADFYRADVPRADLTVLEGAGHAPQIEQPAAINAALLAFVQRVTAVA, encoded by the coding sequence TTGACGCGCGCCTCGATCAGGACTTGGAGTGATATCGGTCACGGCCCGGCGCTGGTGCTGCTGCACGGGTGGGGCGCCAGTGGCGCATTCTTTGCGGCGCAAGAGGCGCTGGGTGGGCAGGGGGTGCGCGTGCTCATCCCCGACCTACCGGGGCATGGGCCAACGGCAGTGTCCGATCCCGGCCTGACCGTGCCGGACCTCACCGATGCGGTTGCAGCGTTTCTTGTCGACCGGCAGGTTGAAAAACCCGTGCTGGTCGGCTGGTCGATGGGCGCGCTGGTCGCGCTTGATCTGCTGCACCGCCACCGGATGCGTGCGGCGGGCCTCTCGATCCTCGATATGACGCCCAAAGTCCCGAATGCGCCCGATTGGGCCTATGGTATCGCTGGGGGCCAGACGGAGGCCGATATGACGGCTACCGCCAGCGCAATGGCGGCGGGCTGGGGCGATTTTGCCCCGCGCATCGCTTTTTCGCTGTTCGCCCGGGGCGCCCCGCCCGATCCGGTCTGGCTGGCGGAGGCGACGGCCCGTCTCGCTGCTCAAGACGCGCCAACCCTGGCGAACCTCTGGCGGTCGCTGGCGAGTACGGACGCCCGCCCGGCGCTGGCGGCGCTTGATATCCCAATTCAGGTGATCCTAGGGGCGCGCAGCCGGATTTATGGGCCGACCCTGGCCGATTTCTACCGGGCTGACGTGCCGCGGGCCGACCTGACGGTGCTGGAGGGGGCGGGGCATGCGCCGCAGATCGAGCAGCCCGCCGCCATCAATGCGGCGCTGCTGGCCTTCGTTCAGCGGGTTACAGCGGTAGCCTGA
- a CDS encoding MaoC/PaaZ C-terminal domain-containing protein — protein sequence MSLPLGPLFTLEHVPTQAEFELFARVSGDDNPIHVDPDFSARTRFGRTVSHGMLIYSFVWAELRRRFPNAVAKRQTLMFPHPTYAGEPIRITATVDSVAGRLATIAVRVARAADDTPVTDATTVLDLGAA from the coding sequence ATGAGCCTTCCCCTCGGGCCACTGTTCACCCTTGAGCATGTGCCGACCCAAGCCGAGTTCGAGCTGTTTGCGCGCGTTAGCGGCGACGATAACCCAATCCATGTGGACCCGGATTTTTCCGCCCGCACCCGCTTTGGGCGGACGGTTTCCCACGGCATGTTGATTTACAGCTTCGTTTGGGCCGAACTGCGCCGCCGCTTTCCCAATGCCGTGGCCAAGCGGCAGACGCTGATGTTCCCGCATCCGACCTATGCTGGGGAGCCGATCCGCATCACGGCGACGGTGGACAGCGTGGCGGGTCGTCTCGCGACGATTGCCGTGCGGGTGGCCCGCGCCGCCGACGATACGCCTGTTACCGACGCGACGACCGTTCTTGATCTCGGAGCCGCCTGA
- the flhA gene encoding flagellar biosynthesis protein FlhA, with amino-acid sequence MAIVPANAQARAKDALKIGQGLLTRGELWLALGVVTILTVLILPMPPWLLDFALGLSLASAVLILMVTLFIQRPTDLSSFPTILLITTLLRLALNLATTRLILSNGHQGTAAAGHVIETFGKLLMSGNFIIGVIVFIILMIVNFVVITKGSGRIAEVAARFTLDAMPGKQMAIDADLSSGLINEAEAKARRKQLEDESTFYGAMDGAAKFVRGDAVAGLLITMINIIGGLLIGTLQHNLSFLQAANNYTLLTVGDGLVSQIPALVISVAAGLLVTKGNAQGTTDKALVAQLGGFPAAMGMAAVMVAVLSILPGMPTIGFLLIAAGMGAAAYFSMRKNMAPEAADADGSGAGLPPGVAPGTPGAAPAPIADEPISTALQIDQIRLELGYGLLALINSPKGARLTDQIKALRRQVASEMGYIMPAVRIQDNLQLPANTYVVRIKEMEAARGELRPNMLLVMDPRGEPISLAGESTTEPTFGLPAMWIAEANREEALFRGYTVVDPPTVITTHLTEVVKDNMPDLLSYAETQKLLNEIDKDSQKLVADVIPGQITINGLQRVLQNLLAERVSIRDLATILEAVAEAAAFTRNVSMMTEHVRTRLARQISEAHSVGGVLPLVTLSPEWEQAFAESLVGQGEEKQLSMQPSQLQRFISAVRQTFDRFAVMGESPVLLVSPGIRPYVRSIIERFRPATTVLSQSEIHAKAKIRTLGQI; translated from the coding sequence GTGGCTATCGTCCCCGCCAATGCTCAAGCGCGCGCCAAGGATGCGCTGAAAATCGGCCAGGGGCTGCTAACCCGCGGCGAACTTTGGTTAGCGCTCGGCGTCGTCACGATTCTGACGGTGCTGATTCTACCAATGCCACCATGGCTGCTCGATTTCGCGCTCGGGCTTTCGCTTGCCTCCGCCGTACTGATTCTGATGGTCACGCTGTTTATTCAGCGCCCGACTGACCTTAGCTCGTTCCCGACTATTCTATTGATCACGACACTGCTGCGCCTCGCCCTAAATTTGGCGACGACGCGCCTCATCCTTAGCAACGGTCATCAAGGCACAGCCGCCGCCGGTCACGTGATCGAGACCTTCGGTAAGCTGTTGATGTCGGGGAATTTCATCATCGGGGTGATCGTCTTTATCATCCTGATGATCGTGAACTTCGTCGTCATCACCAAAGGCTCGGGCCGTATCGCGGAAGTCGCGGCGCGCTTTACCCTCGACGCCATGCCCGGCAAGCAGATGGCGATCGACGCCGATCTATCGTCCGGTCTGATCAACGAGGCCGAGGCCAAGGCCCGCCGTAAGCAGTTGGAAGACGAATCGACCTTCTACGGGGCGATGGACGGGGCGGCGAAATTCGTGCGCGGCGATGCCGTTGCCGGTCTGTTGATCACGATGATCAACATCATCGGCGGGCTGCTGATCGGTACGCTCCAACATAATCTGTCGTTCTTGCAGGCAGCGAATAACTATACCTTGCTGACCGTTGGTGACGGTCTCGTCAGCCAAATTCCGGCACTGGTCATTTCGGTCGCCGCCGGTTTGCTGGTGACCAAGGGCAATGCGCAAGGCACGACCGATAAAGCGCTGGTCGCCCAGCTTGGCGGTTTCCCCGCCGCCATGGGCATGGCCGCCGTCATGGTCGCCGTTCTGTCGATCCTGCCGGGCATGCCGACTATCGGCTTCCTCCTGATTGCCGCCGGGATGGGCGCGGCAGCCTATTTCAGCATGCGCAAGAATATGGCGCCGGAAGCCGCCGATGCCGATGGTAGCGGCGCAGGCCTGCCGCCGGGCGTTGCGCCCGGTACCCCCGGCGCGGCACCCGCCCCAATTGCCGACGAGCCAATTTCGACCGCGCTGCAAATCGATCAGATCAGGCTGGAACTCGGCTATGGGCTTTTGGCGCTCATCAATTCGCCGAAGGGCGCCCGCCTGACCGATCAGATCAAGGCACTGCGCCGTCAGGTTGCCTCGGAAATGGGCTATATTATGCCCGCCGTACGCATTCAGGATAATCTGCAGTTGCCCGCCAACACCTATGTTGTGCGGATCAAAGAAATGGAAGCCGCGCGCGGCGAGTTGCGCCCGAATATGCTGCTGGTTATGGACCCGCGCGGCGAGCCAATCTCGCTGGCCGGGGAATCGACGACCGAGCCGACCTTTGGCCTGCCCGCCATGTGGATCGCCGAAGCGAACCGCGAAGAAGCGCTGTTCCGCGGCTATACCGTGGTTGATCCGCCCACCGTCATCACCACTCATCTGACGGAAGTGGTGAAGGACAATATGCCGGACCTTCTCTCCTACGCCGAAACCCAGAAGCTGCTGAACGAGATCGACAAGGACAGTCAGAAGCTGGTGGCCGATGTGATCCCGGGGCAGATCACCATCAATGGGCTGCAACGGGTTCTGCAAAACCTGCTGGCGGAGCGCGTGTCGATCCGCGACCTGGCGACGATCTTGGAAGCCGTGGCGGAAGCGGCAGCCTTTACCCGCAACGTCAGCATGATGACGGAGCACGTCCGCACCCGCCTCGCCCGCCAAATCTCCGAAGCCCATTCGGTCGGTGGTGTGCTGCCGCTGGTCACCCTATCGCCGGAATGGGAACAGGCGTTCGCCGAAAGCCTGGTCGGCCAGGGCGAAGAAAAGCAGCTTTCGATGCAGCCGTCGCAATTGCAGCGCTTCATTTCTGCCGTGCGCCAGACCTTCGACCGTTTTGCCGTGATGGGCGAAAGCCCGGTGCTGCTGGTAAGCCCTGGTATCCGGCCCTATGTGCGCTCGATCATCGAACGCTTCCGCCCGGCAACCACCGTGCTCAGCCAGTCGGAAATCCATGCTAAAGCGAAAATCCGCACCCTTGGGCAGATTTAG
- a CDS encoding MinD/ParA family protein gives MTQAPPPVPRKAPNLIAVASGKGGVGKTFFSISLATALARAGRKILLFDGDLGLANVDVQLGIVPQKDISWVIAGKAKLHQVIVPYGPGGFDVIAGRSGAGGLAALPPTRLQILAGDLADLAKKYDYVILDLGAGVDRLVRIMALPCGARIVVATAEPTSLTDAYAFIKVSLSDDPGADLRIVINQARTSGEGDKTYQTLGKACETFLKRTPTFLGSVRKDKRVLEAIRSQSPIFSKHPTSDVALDVEAVAARLMARSTAAE, from the coding sequence GTGACCCAAGCCCCGCCCCCTGTCCCGCGCAAAGCACCGAACCTGATCGCCGTCGCCTCTGGGAAGGGCGGGGTCGGCAAGACGTTCTTTTCGATCTCGCTCGCGACCGCCCTCGCCCGCGCCGGGCGAAAAATATTGCTGTTCGACGGCGACCTCGGCCTTGCCAACGTCGATGTGCAGTTGGGCATTGTACCGCAGAAGGATATTTCCTGGGTCATCGCCGGAAAAGCGAAGTTGCATCAGGTGATCGTTCCCTATGGGCCCGGCGGGTTCGATGTCATTGCAGGCCGCTCTGGCGCGGGGGGGCTTGCGGCCCTGCCGCCAACCCGCTTGCAGATTTTGGCGGGTGATCTCGCCGATCTCGCCAAGAAATATGATTACGTCATTCTCGACCTCGGTGCGGGCGTGGATCGGCTGGTAAGGATCATGGCCCTGCCCTGCGGCGCGCGCATCGTGGTGGCGACCGCCGAACCGACGTCCTTGACCGACGCTTATGCCTTCATCAAGGTCAGCTTATCGGACGATCCGGGGGCGGATTTGCGCATCGTCATCAATCAGGCCCGCACCAGCGGCGAGGGCGATAAGACCTATCAGACCCTCGGGAAAGCCTGCGAAACGTTCCTGAAGCGCACCCCTACCTTCTTGGGATCGGTGCGCAAGGATAAGCGCGTGCTGGAGGCGATCCGCAGCCAATCGCCGATCTTCTCCAAACATCCCACCAGTGACGTTGCCTTAGATGTCGAAGCCGTCGCCGCCCGGCTCATGGCCAGATCCACCGCCGCCGAATAG